One window of the Coffea arabica cultivar ET-39 unplaced genomic scaffold, Coffea Arabica ET-39 HiFi ptg000062l, whole genome shotgun sequence genome contains the following:
- the LOC113735552 gene encoding phospholipase A1 PLIP2, chloroplastic isoform X1 codes for MDTLCLKGGIHSLPPPIAVAGSFEVRSAHHPSHICANAVGRSSAAISVDKPSASSSHRDWGFSFRYPFRSLWPKGGKSTYDAAQSVKDAVPVLAEEKDDNDEEKYELDHDGRNGNWVFKILHVRSLWKQEQQEEEEEDLEVRTPVEEEKLENNGLSDENERRPRCCDVDEECDVCTVCDDDDGDDQKFDLDRDSFTKLLRRVSLAEARLYAHMSYLGNLAYCIPQIKPGNLLRNRGLRFVTSSLEKKEQALQADKEKAASEDLHENHNEAAKGQQRKDGSSAEGQEVKDNKEKQIQLEEEKIDGNRISAAAAYQIAASAASYLHSHTKSILPFISKSRMNENVTENNTESTKVVNMMNEEVASVMATTDSVTAVVAAKEEVKQAVADDLNSTLSSPCEWFICDDDQSATRFFVIQGSESLASWQANLLFEPVQFEGLDVLVHRGIYEAAKGIYEQILPEVRSHLKSCKQATFRFTGHSLGGSLSLLINLMLLIRGEVPASSLLPVITFGAPTVMCGGDRLLHKLGLPRSHVKAITMHRDIVPRAFSCRYPNHVAEFLKAVNGNFRTLPCLTNQKLLYAPMGELLILQPDEKFSPSHHLLPSGSGLYLLRCQATDGSEAERQMQAAQAVFLNSPHPLEILSDRAAYGSGGTIQRDHDMNSYLRSVRRVIQEELHRTRKARKERRRKVWWPLVASRGVNPGIIIGSPVEFITTGKGLFNFAGIIHTGKESVKRFSRLVASQHMHLLVVLLLPARLLIMGAHSVIRFH; via the exons ATGGATACTCTCTGTTTGAAGGGGGGAATTCATAGTTTGCCGCCTCCCATCGCCGTCGCCGGAAGCTTCGAAGTCCGCTCAGCCCATCATCCTTCGCATATTTGCGCCAACGCGGTTGGTCGATCGTCCGCCGCTATTTCCGTCGACAAGCCTTCCGCGTCTTCTTCTCACAGGGACTGGGGCTTTTCCTTTAGATACCCATTTAGATCTCTCTGGCCCAAGGGAGGTAAGAGCACTTATGACGCCGCCCAATCCGTGAAAGACGCCGTCCCAGTTTTGGCGGAGGAAAAGGACGATAATGATGAGGAAAAATATGAGCTGGATCATGATGGGCGAAATGGGAATTGGGTTTTCAAGATTTTGCACGTTAGGTCCCTGTGGAAGCAAGAAcagcaagaagaagaagaagaagatttaGAGGTGAGGACACCGgtggaagaagaaaaattagaaaacaatGGGCTTTCTGACGAGAATGAACGGAGACCAAGATGTTGTGATGTTGATGAGGAGTGTGATGTTTGTACAGTttgtgatgatgatgatggcgATGACCAAAAATTCGATTTAGATAGAGATTCGTTTACAAAGTTGCTGCGGAGGGTTTCCTTGGCGGAAGCTAGATTGTATGCTCACATGTCGTATTTGGGAAACTTGGCTTATTGCATTCCCCAAATCAAG CCAGGAAATCTCCTGAGAAATCGTGGACTGCGGTTTGTGACTTCATCTCTAGAAAAGAAAGAACAGGCATTGCAGGCTGATAAAGAGAAGGCAGCATCTGAAGACCTTCATGAAAACCACAATGAAGCAGCTAAAGGCCAGCAAAGGAAGGATGGGTCATCAGCCGAAGGTCAAGAAGTCAAAGATAACAAGGAAAAGCAAATACAACTTGAGGAGGAGAAGATTGATGGGAACCGGATAAGTGCAGCTGCTGCCTATCAAATTGCTGCCTCCGCTGCTTCTTATTTGCATTCTCATACAAAGAGCATACTGCCATTTATATCCAAATCAAGGATGAATGAAAATGTAACTGAAAACAACACTGAAAGTACCAAAGTTGTCAATATGATGAATGAAGAGGTGGCCTCAGTAATGGCAACCACTGATTCAGTGACAGCTGTAGTTGCTGCCAAGGAGGAAGTAAAACAAGCTGTAGCAGACGATTTGAACTCAACTCTTTCCTCACCCTGTGAGTGGTTCATCTGTGATGATGATCAGAGTGCCACGAGATTCTTCGTAATTCAG GGATCTGAGTCACTGGCATCATGGCAGGCCAATCTACTCTTTGAACCCGTTCAATTCGAG GGTCTTGACGTACTTGTGCATCGTGGTATATATGAGGCTGCCAAGGGGATCTATGAACAAATATTGCCTGAAGTTCGTTCACATTTGAAATCATGCAAGCAAGCTACTTTTCGTTTCACTGGGCACTCTCTTGGAGGAAGCTTATCGTTGCTTATTAATCTCATGTTACTGATAAGGGGAGAAGTTCCTGCTTCTTCATTACTCCCAGTTATAACTTTTGGAGCACCAACAGTAATGTGTGGAGGAGATAGGCTCCTACACAAGCTTGGATTGCCTCGAAGTCATGTCAAGGCAATCACCATGCACCGCGACATTGTACCCCGAGCATTCTCTTGTCGCTATCCCAATCACGTTGCAGAGTTTCTCAAGGCTGTGAATGGAAATTTTCGCACTCTACCATGCCTTACAAACCAG AAGTTGCTATATGCTCCAATGGGGGAGCTTCTCATTCTTCAGCCAGATGAGAAATTTTCACCAAGCCATCATCTTCTTCCTTCGGGAAGTGGCCTATATCTATTGCGCTGCCAAGCAACTGATGGCAGTGAGGCAGAAAGGCAGATGCAGGCTGCACAGGCCGTTTTCTTAAACTCACCACACCCACTCGAGATTTTGAGCGACCGGGCTGCATATGGTTCTGGAGGGACAATCCAAAGGGATCATGACATGAACTCGTACTTGAGATCTGTACGCAGGGTGATTCAGGAAGAGCTCCACCGCACAAGGAAAGCGAGGAAAGAACGCAGGCGCAAAGTTTGGTGGCCACTGGTGGCATCGCGGGGGGTCAATCCTGGCATCATCATAGGCAGCCCTGTGGAATTCATTACTACGGGGAAAGGACTGTTTAATTTCGCTGGCATCATTCACACGGGGAAGGAATCTGTGAAAAGGTTCAGTAGGCTGGTTGCATCGCAGCACATGCATTTACTTGTGGTGCTCTTGTTGCCTGCAAGGTTGTTAATTATGGGGGCACATAGCGTTATCCGTTTCCATTGA
- the LOC113735552 gene encoding phospholipase A1 PLIP2, chloroplastic isoform X2 — protein sequence MDTLCLKGGIHSLPPPIAVAGSFEVRSAHHPSHICANAVGRSSAAISVDKPSASSSHRDWGFSFRYPFRSLWPKGGKSTYDAAQSVKDAVPVLAEEKDDNDEEKYELDHDGRNGNWVFKILHVRSLWKQEQQEEEEEDLEVRTPVEEEKLENNGLSDENERRPRCCDVDEECDVCTVCDDDDGDDQKFDLDRDSFTKLLRRVSLAEARLYAHMSYLGNLAYCIPQIKPGNLLRNRGLRFVTSSLEKKEQALQADKEKAASEDLHENHNEAAKGQQRKDGSSAEGQEVKDNKEKQIQLEEEKIDGNRISAAAAYQIAASAASYLHSHTKSILPFISKSRMNENVTENNTESTKVVNMMNEEVASVMATTDSVTAVVAAKEEVKQAVADDLNSTLSSPCEWFICDDDQSATRFFVIQGSESLASWQANLLFEPVQFEGLDVLVHRGIYEAAKGIYEQILPEVRSHLKSCKQATFRFTGHSLGGSLSLLINLMLLIRGEVPASSLLPVITFGAPTVMCGGDRLLHKLGLPRSHVKAITMHRDIVPRAFSCRYPNHVAEFLKAVNGNFRTLPCLTNQLLYAPMGELLILQPDEKFSPSHHLLPSGSGLYLLRCQATDGSEAERQMQAAQAVFLNSPHPLEILSDRAAYGSGGTIQRDHDMNSYLRSVRRVIQEELHRTRKARKERRRKVWWPLVASRGVNPGIIIGSPVEFITTGKGLFNFAGIIHTGKESVKRFSRLVASQHMHLLVVLLLPARLLIMGAHSVIRFH from the exons ATGGATACTCTCTGTTTGAAGGGGGGAATTCATAGTTTGCCGCCTCCCATCGCCGTCGCCGGAAGCTTCGAAGTCCGCTCAGCCCATCATCCTTCGCATATTTGCGCCAACGCGGTTGGTCGATCGTCCGCCGCTATTTCCGTCGACAAGCCTTCCGCGTCTTCTTCTCACAGGGACTGGGGCTTTTCCTTTAGATACCCATTTAGATCTCTCTGGCCCAAGGGAGGTAAGAGCACTTATGACGCCGCCCAATCCGTGAAAGACGCCGTCCCAGTTTTGGCGGAGGAAAAGGACGATAATGATGAGGAAAAATATGAGCTGGATCATGATGGGCGAAATGGGAATTGGGTTTTCAAGATTTTGCACGTTAGGTCCCTGTGGAAGCAAGAAcagcaagaagaagaagaagaagatttaGAGGTGAGGACACCGgtggaagaagaaaaattagaaaacaatGGGCTTTCTGACGAGAATGAACGGAGACCAAGATGTTGTGATGTTGATGAGGAGTGTGATGTTTGTACAGTttgtgatgatgatgatggcgATGACCAAAAATTCGATTTAGATAGAGATTCGTTTACAAAGTTGCTGCGGAGGGTTTCCTTGGCGGAAGCTAGATTGTATGCTCACATGTCGTATTTGGGAAACTTGGCTTATTGCATTCCCCAAATCAAG CCAGGAAATCTCCTGAGAAATCGTGGACTGCGGTTTGTGACTTCATCTCTAGAAAAGAAAGAACAGGCATTGCAGGCTGATAAAGAGAAGGCAGCATCTGAAGACCTTCATGAAAACCACAATGAAGCAGCTAAAGGCCAGCAAAGGAAGGATGGGTCATCAGCCGAAGGTCAAGAAGTCAAAGATAACAAGGAAAAGCAAATACAACTTGAGGAGGAGAAGATTGATGGGAACCGGATAAGTGCAGCTGCTGCCTATCAAATTGCTGCCTCCGCTGCTTCTTATTTGCATTCTCATACAAAGAGCATACTGCCATTTATATCCAAATCAAGGATGAATGAAAATGTAACTGAAAACAACACTGAAAGTACCAAAGTTGTCAATATGATGAATGAAGAGGTGGCCTCAGTAATGGCAACCACTGATTCAGTGACAGCTGTAGTTGCTGCCAAGGAGGAAGTAAAACAAGCTGTAGCAGACGATTTGAACTCAACTCTTTCCTCACCCTGTGAGTGGTTCATCTGTGATGATGATCAGAGTGCCACGAGATTCTTCGTAATTCAG GGATCTGAGTCACTGGCATCATGGCAGGCCAATCTACTCTTTGAACCCGTTCAATTCGAG GGTCTTGACGTACTTGTGCATCGTGGTATATATGAGGCTGCCAAGGGGATCTATGAACAAATATTGCCTGAAGTTCGTTCACATTTGAAATCATGCAAGCAAGCTACTTTTCGTTTCACTGGGCACTCTCTTGGAGGAAGCTTATCGTTGCTTATTAATCTCATGTTACTGATAAGGGGAGAAGTTCCTGCTTCTTCATTACTCCCAGTTATAACTTTTGGAGCACCAACAGTAATGTGTGGAGGAGATAGGCTCCTACACAAGCTTGGATTGCCTCGAAGTCATGTCAAGGCAATCACCATGCACCGCGACATTGTACCCCGAGCATTCTCTTGTCGCTATCCCAATCACGTTGCAGAGTTTCTCAAGGCTGTGAATGGAAATTTTCGCACTCTACCATGCCTTACAAACCAG TTGCTATATGCTCCAATGGGGGAGCTTCTCATTCTTCAGCCAGATGAGAAATTTTCACCAAGCCATCATCTTCTTCCTTCGGGAAGTGGCCTATATCTATTGCGCTGCCAAGCAACTGATGGCAGTGAGGCAGAAAGGCAGATGCAGGCTGCACAGGCCGTTTTCTTAAACTCACCACACCCACTCGAGATTTTGAGCGACCGGGCTGCATATGGTTCTGGAGGGACAATCCAAAGGGATCATGACATGAACTCGTACTTGAGATCTGTACGCAGGGTGATTCAGGAAGAGCTCCACCGCACAAGGAAAGCGAGGAAAGAACGCAGGCGCAAAGTTTGGTGGCCACTGGTGGCATCGCGGGGGGTCAATCCTGGCATCATCATAGGCAGCCCTGTGGAATTCATTACTACGGGGAAAGGACTGTTTAATTTCGCTGGCATCATTCACACGGGGAAGGAATCTGTGAAAAGGTTCAGTAGGCTGGTTGCATCGCAGCACATGCATTTACTTGTGGTGCTCTTGTTGCCTGCAAGGTTGTTAATTATGGGGGCACATAGCGTTATCCGTTTCCATTGA